The sequence GAAAGATAAGGACAATAAGAAGGATGCCTAAAAGAGCATTCAAGATATGCTGTCCTTTAAAAGAAAGAGGTTTTCCAGAAAGAAGACCTTGCAGTTTTGAAAAGGCAAGCACTGATCCTGTGAATGTAATGGCACCAATGGCACTTCCAATCCCCATTTCAAGAAGATTTGAAAAAGGAACATGACCCAAGACCCCAATGCCAAAAGAGTCTGGGTTCTCAAGCGTGCTTGCAGCGACACAAACAGCAGCAAGCCCGACAAGCGAATGAAAGGCAGCCATGAGCTGGGGAAGCGCTGTCATTTTGAGGCGATAGGCAATGAAAGCTCCAATGCTTCCGCCAATCAAAATACCGCTTAAGATCCATTCGAGACTCAAAACATTGGGCATAAAAAGAGTTGTCGTTGTTGCAATCAACATACCAATCATACCGGTATAATTTCCGTAGCGTGCTGATGCAGGAGAAGAAAGGCCTTTTAAAGCCCAAATAAAGCAAAGAGAAGAAATCAGATAAAGAAAGCTTGCAAGATTCGGCGTCATGAAAAAACCTATAAAAGAGGTTAACGTTTATTTTTTAGGACGTTCTTTTTTCTTAAACATACTCAACATGCGTTGCGTAATAAGAAAACCTCCAAAAATATTAATGGAAGCCAAAATAACGGCCACAAAGCCCAATATTTTTGAAAGAGATAGATCAAGAGGCCCACAGGCTAAAAGAGCGCCAACAATAATAACAGAAGAAATGGCATTTGTAACAGCCATCAGGGGAGAATGAAGAGCAGGCGTTACTTTCCAAACAACGTAGTATCCGACAAAAACAGCTAAGACAAAGATAATAAGACCAATCATAAAGGGGGAAAGAGCATTGAGTTGAAAAGACGTGTGAAGAAGATCAGACATGACAAGAGGCCTATTTTGAAGGATAAAAAGAAGGTGTTAAGCACGTTTTAATTAAAATTTCATCTTTAAGGGAGTCCACAAATGTATGGGTTTCTCGAGAAATCAAAAGTTCTAAAAAAGCATGCACATTCTTTGCATAGAGTTGGCTTGCATCTTGAGGGAGTTGAGAGGGGAGATTGGGAATTCCAAGAATTGTAACATGGTGTTTTTCAACAACCTTTCCTAAAGAAGAAAGCGTACAATTCCCGCCCATTTCAATGGCCATATCAACAATAACAGATCCTGGCATCATATCTTTTACCATGGCTTCATCAATGAGGGTTGGAGCCTTTTTCCCAGGGATAAGTGCTGTTGTAATGGCAATGTTGGTTTTTTTAAGCGCTTCATGAATCGCGTGAGATTGAGCTTTTTGATAGGCTGTACTCATTTCTTTTGCATACCCACCGCTTCCTTCTCCCGACTCTTCAAGAGCAGGCACAGAGATAAACGTCGCCCCCAAGCTTTCTACCTGTTCACGGGCAGCTTCCCGCACATCAAAAGCAGAGACAACAGCCCCTAAGCGCCGAGCGGTTGCAATGGCCTGAAGACCTGCAACACCTGCTCCTAAGATAAGAACTTTGGCTGGGAAAAGAGTTCCTGCAGCTGTCATCATCATGGGAAGAACACGACCGTACACATGGACACCCTCAATAACGGCGCGATATCCAGCTAAATTACTTTGCGAGGAAAGAACATCCATGGTTTGGGCACGCGTAATCCTTGGAATGAGATCGAGTGAAAAAGTTAAAAGTTTAGATGTTTCATAGGCTGTTAAGGCAGCTGGATCATTTCCTAAAAGACCGATTAGACACGCTTTTTTCGGAATGAGAGAAAGCTCATCAAG is a genomic window of Pseudomonadota bacterium containing:
- a CDS encoding NAD(P) transhydrogenase subunit alpha — protein: MSDLLHTSFQLNALSPFMIGLIIFVLAVFVGYYVVWKVTPALHSPLMAVTNAISSVIIVGALLACGPLDLSLSKILGFVAVILASINIFGGFLITQRMLSMFKKKERPKK
- a CDS encoding NAD(P) transhydrogenase subunit alpha; this translates as MKLAVLKERRPYEKRVALTPDIVKKYKSMDLDVWIEQGAGEKASFLDSAYENVGAKIGKTPEETLKDAHVVLKVQRPLIKGEGELDELSLIPKKACLIGLLGNDPAALTAYETSKLLTFSLDLIPRITRAQTMDVLSSQSNLAGYRAVIEGVHVYGRVLPMMMTAAGTLFPAKVLILGAGVAGLQAIATARRLGAVVSAFDVREAAREQVESLGATFISVPALEESGEGSGGYAKEMSTAYQKAQSHAIHEALKKTNIAITTALIPGKKAPTLIDEAMVKDMMPGSVIVDMAIEMGGNCTLSSLGKVVEKHHVTILGIPNLPSQLPQDASQLYAKNVHAFLELLISRETHTFVDSLKDEILIKTCLTPSFYPSK